TTGGCCATGATAACAGCAGAAACATCACCATAAAATGAGTCCTTCCACTTGGGATTTTTATAATAAGAACCTCCTATAGCAAGATTTTTTCCATTAAATAGTCTGCTGGCAGGGTTATTACTAAAAAAAAGGCAGAGTAGGTCTTTCCCGCCTTTATAGTGACAATTGTACAATGCTTCTTTGGAAACAGGTATAAATTTACTTTTGGCATTGGTCGTCCCGGATGATTTTGAGAACCAGGAGATTTTAGTTGGCCAAAGAATATTCTGTTCACCCTGCATCATGCGGTCTATGTAGGGAAACAAAGATTCATAAGGTGATACAGGTACAGTATTTTTAAATTTTTCAATAGACTGAATGGAGCTATAACCAAACTTTTTCCCCCATTCAGTATTTTTTCCTTTTCGGATAAGGTCAAAAAATAACTGCTCCTGAATCTCATGAGGATTTTTCATAAAGCGCTCAATATGGCCAATACGCCTCTTGAGAATATTCTTCATTATAAGATTCAGAATCATTCTTTAAATCTTTCTTTTCAATTCGAAATGTTTTCCAAGATAAACTCTTCTAACTTGCTCATCGGCAGCAAGTTCTTCCGCAGTGCCTGATTTCAGAATCTTTCCTTCAAATAAAAGATAAGCTCTGTCTGTAATGGAAAGTGTTTCGTTTACATTGTGATCAGTAATAAGTATACCGATATTTTTATTCTTAAGTTTAGCAACTATTGATTGTATCTCTTCAACTGCAATAGGGTCTACTCCTGCAAATGGCTCATCCAGTAGCACAAACTTCGGATCTACGGCCAGTGCGCGGGCTATTTCTGTTCTTCTTCTTTCTCCTCCCGAAAGAACCATACCTATATTTTTTCTCACATGGTTCAGGCTGAATTCGTCCAGAAGTTCCTGAAGTTTATTCTTTTGTTCGGTTTTGGAAAGTTTAGTCATTTCCAGAACTGCCATGATATTTTCCTCCACTGTAAGTGTTCTGAAAACTGAGGCTTCCTGGGCAAGATAGCCTACACCTCTCTTTGCTCTTTGGTACATTGGAAGTTTGGTTATTTCCTCATCTTCCAGAAAAATTTTACCTTCATTAGGCTTTATTAGGCCTACTATCATGTAAAATGAAGTGGTTTTTCCAGCTCCGTTAGGTCCCAGCAGTCCCACAATTTCTCCTTGATTAACTTCTACCGAAACGTTGTTAACTACTGTCCTGGCTTTATATCTTTTAATTAAATGTTCAGCTCTGAGTATCATCTCTGATTATATAACAAAATAAAAGTAAGACCCTCTTTTAATTAGTGACAAATTTTATATCCTTTATGAATAATTGCAAAGATTTTTTACCATTAAATTCATTTTCGTAAATATGGTAACAAATATTAAAAGGTTCTCCCTTCGAAATTCTTTTAAACGGTTCCACCATGTTAAAACCAATTGCTTCAATTGCATTAAAACCGTCTTGGGAAATTCTCAGTTTAAGGTGCTGATCTTTCAGCAATCTTGCTGAGCCATCGTCTCTGACATTTTCCGAAATAAAGACAGGATCCATGTTCCCTGGTCCGAATGGTGCTAATTGTTTCAGAATATTGTAAAACTTCTGATTAATCTGAGATAACTCTATTTTTAGATCGACATCCAGTTTGGGTATTAAATCTTCCTGACGTATATCGCAGGAAACAACCTGTTCAAATCTTTCCTGAAACGCTTTGATATTCTCAAGCTTCATTGTAAGTCCGGCGGCATAAGTGTGTCCTCCAAACTGTTCAAGTAGATCAGAGCATTTAGCGATTGCTTCATAGACATCAAATCCGTCTACTGATCTTGCAGATCCTGTAGCCATACCATTGTTCTCTGTAAGAATAATGGTTGGCCTGTAAAACTTCTCAATGCATCTGGACGCCACTATACCTATAACACCTTTATGCCAGTCATTTTTGAAAAGGACAGTTGATTTTGAATCCAATGCCACTTCTTCCTGAATCATTCTAATCGCCTCATCAGTGATATTCAGGTCAAAATCCTTCCTTACTTTGTTCTTTTCATTAATCTTTTCTGCCAGGAGATCTGCTTCATCCTGGTCCTTGGCAATAAGTAAGTGAACTGCATGTTTGGCATGTGCAATTCTTCCTGCTGCATTTATTCTCGGTCCAAGTCCGAAGACGATATTGTTGATTGTAAGTTCTTTTGATACGCCGGAAATATCTATGAGCGCTTTCATCCCTGGACGTGGAGACTCGTTCAATACCTTTAAACCATGGTAGGTTAATATCCTGTTTTCACCAGTAATAGGTACTATGTCGGAAGCAATACTTACTGCAAGTAGGTCAAGAAAACTAAAGAGCAGTTCTTCTTCCAGCCCTAAGTCTATACATAGCGCCTGCATTAACTTAAAGCCAACACCGCAGCCAGATAGTTCCTTATAAGGATAATTACAGTCAGCTCTTTTCGGGTCCAGGACAGCACAGGCCATGGGAAGCATATCACCGGGCTTGTGATGGTCGCACACTATAAAATCTATTCCCAACTCTGCAGCATATGATATTTCATTTAATGATTTAATGCCACAGTCGAGACTGATAATGAGGGAAAAGCCATTCTCAAGGGCCCAGTCTATACCGGTTTTTGAAATGCCATACCCTTCTTTGTATCTGTCAGGAATATAAAATTCAAGGTTTTCATAGTAGTTGCTGAGAAAGCCATAGACAAGAGTTACAGAGGTAGTGCCATCGACATCATAATCACCGTAAATAAGGATTTTTTCTTCATTATCCATGGCTTCGCAAAGCCTTGACACTGCTTTGTCCATATCTTCCATAAGATATGGATCATGGAGATTTTCCAGAGAAGGTCTGAAGAAATCCCTGGCTTCTTCAAATGTATTAATTCCTCTTTGAATGAGCAGAGAAGCAAGGGAAGCGTTGATATTAATCGCCTGTGATAATGACTCAATGTTTTGAGCCGAGGGAACATGTTTAAATACCCAACGCTTTTCCATAAAGCATACAAATTATAAAAAAATAGCGACTTTTTTATAAAAAATGGATGATATGGGCAAATATTCCGGGTTTATTACCTGAAAGGCATTAATTAATCACCTTCTTCCAGCAAATCAGGAGTCTCAAGGTATTTAATATCTCCGACTGCTTTACCTGCTATTCCCTTAATGGAGCCGTACATATCTACTGTATTATGAAGGACTTTTTCCAGTTGTTTTTCCCTTTCTTTCCAAAGTTTTTGAGTAACGAGTTTTTCTTTTGCAAGAGCTTCCTGCATGGAAGAAAAGCCTTCAACAATTGCTTCCATCTGCTGACGGAATTCATTTCCGGTGAGATAATCGTAAAGCATTTGCATTTTATCTCCCTTATTTTCCTGTGACAATTTTACTTCTGTCAATTTGATAAGGGTATCTCTGAGAATCATCGCAACTCCTTTCACTTCATTGAAAGAGCAAACCCAGACGCCGTCCCGCAGGCCAAACTTTTCCATATCCTTGGGCATAGTTTCTGTTACAAGGACAGCCAGATCCGCTTTTTGTCCGCGAAGGTCTCCTTTCAGTTTTTCAATCCAGCCATCGCTGAAAGCCTTTGTCCGCTTACTTTCATAGATAATTTTTCCGCAATCTTTTCCTGAAGAGTTTCTTACTGTTTGAATTACGTCAGCTCCTCTTACCCCTTTTCCAACTTCTTCTACTAGGTCAAATGGAAAAACCTCCCTGAGCATTCCTTCAAGGACTACTTCCTGTGCTTCACCTTGCAATTGCATAGAGCCTTGTTCTGCCTTTCTTTTCATCTCATCAATCTGCTTTCTCAAAGAATCCAGTTGCATATCTTTTTCTTTGATCTTCAGTTGATTGTTTTCATCCATCCTTTTGCGGATGTCCTCTTCCATATCCTTGGCCTTATTGAGAAATCTTTTTTCCATTTCCAGCTCAAGTTCTTCCTTTTGATCGTTCAGCTCCTTTTCTTTTTTTAGCAGCTCAAGTTCTTTGGTTTTCAGTTCGCGGTTTTCTTTCTTCCGCTCTTCAACTTCCTCTTGTAAATTCTTGAGCTGAAGTTCGAAGTCTTCTTTTACTTTACCTTTGAGCTGATCCTCCAATTCTTTGGTTTTGCTCAAAAGCTTTTTCTCCAACTCCAGTTCAAGCTCATCGCTTTTCTCTTTCAGTTCTTTTTCTTTTTTCAAAAGATCGAGTTCCTTAGTTTTCAACTCACGGTTTTCTTTTTTGCGTTCCTCGATTTCTTCCTGCATCGTTTTAAGTTGCATTTCAAAATCCTCTTTCACCTTTCCTTTGAGCTGTTCTTCTATTTTCTGTTTCTCCAGAATCAGTGTTTTTTTCAGCTGAGCCTCCTGATCTTCCCGTTCCTTGAGCAGCTTGGCCTGATAAGCACGAAGTTTATTCTCTTTTTCGGCAAGTTCCGCTTCTTTTTGTTTCTGGATTTTTTCAAAATCCTGTTTTAGTTTTTCCTCTATATGACTGGCAAGCGCCTCCTCTACATTGAAATGATGGGCGCATTTAGGGCAGGTAATTTTATTTTCCACTAGAAAATTCTTGAAGTATTTTTAAAGATAATAAATATGTAGCGGAAGGCGAAAAGGGTAGTTAAAGTTTTAAATAGATATATAAAGACAAGGTCTTAAATATCAATAGGTTTGCGGGATGTAGGTTGATTGGTGCTTTTAAAAATTCACCGAAAAATCATGGTAATAAAGGAGTTAAAAAAAGATTTTTGCCGGGCGTTATGAAGGGCGTCTGCTTTACAAATTTCGATAAAAAAAGCTGATTCGAAAGAATCAGCCTTACTTCAATAATTAATTACATACTAAATGAATTTTATAACACACCTTCAAGCACATCTTTAATTGGTACTCTTTCGCCATTTTTATAAGCGACGATCCAGGCATCTTTCACACCCATATCCCTTAGTGCCTTTTTAAATGTGTTAGCTTCCCAATAATCAGCAAAGTTGCCTAGTGTATATTTTTTTATTCCGTCTTTATCTACTTCGCCACTGAAGTTCGGATTGTTGTCAAAATATTTTGACAGATCTTTGTTTCTGAAAGAGCCTACCTGCACTTTAAAAACGACACCAGGTACGGTTTTGGATTTTGCACTTCCAGCTCCTCCTCCTGATTGAAGACTTTTTTTAAGCTGCTCTATTTCTTTATTTTTGGCGTCCACTTCAGATTTCAAACTGGCAGTTTGAGAGACTTGGGCTGATAAAGCATCTTTTTCTTCAACAAGCTTTTTGTACTCCATTGGAGTAAGAGATTTCAGTTTTTTAGCCCATTCTTTTTCAGTTTCTTTATCAGATTGGGCATATCCGGCACAAAATGTCAGAAACATTAACAATCCGAACACATGAGCGCTCTTTTTCATGGTAGTAGCTATTTAATAATGTTTTTAGAGTATCCTGTTTTTATAATTGCCGACAGGAAACCCTAAAATATTATTTAAGGCTTCCTATCATGTCTTTTGCGTTAACCCAGCTTGTAAATTGCTCGTCAGTCAATAGCTGCAGTTCTATGGCTGCCTCTCTTAAGGTTTTGTTTTCTTTATGAGCTTTTTTTGCAATTTTAGCAGCATTTTCATAGCCGATATGTGTGTTAAGAGCGGTTACCAGCATCAACGAATTTTCAAGATTTTTATTGATGAAAGGTAAGTTTGGCTCAATACCGACTGCGCAATTTTTGTTGAAACTATCGGCAGCATCTCCGATTAGTTTAGCCGACATCAGCAAATTGAAGATTATTACGGGTTTGAAAACATTTAGTTCGAAATGTCCTTGCATTCCACCGACAGAAATTGCAGCATCATTTCCAATAACTTGTGCACAAACCATTGTAAGCGCCTCAGACTGAGTCGGATTTACCTTTCCTGGCATGATTGAAGAACCTGGCTCATTTTCAGGAATTAATAATTCTCCGATACCGCATCTTGGTCCTGAAGCAAGTAGTCTGATATCATTTCCTATTTTCATCAAACTTACGGCAAGTTTTTTCAACGCTCCTGAAGTACCTACTGCTGCATCGTGAGCTGCCAGCGCCTCAAATTTGTTAGGGGCGGTTTTGAAAGGATGACCTGTTAGTTGGGAAATTTTCTTTGCAACAAGTTCAGAATATCCTTTGGGAGTATTTAGCCCTGTTCCTACAGCTGTTCCTCCAAGTGCAAGCTCGGAAAGGTGATCCAGCGTAGATTGAAGGGTTTTAATACCATGATCCAATTGAGCCACATAACCTGAAAATTCATTTCCAAGTGTAAGGGGAGTAGCATCCATTAAGTGTGTACGGCCTATTTTTACTACTTCTGCAAAAGCCTTTGCTTTAGCGTCAAGCGTATCTCTGAGAGACTTTACCTTTGGAATTGTTTCTTCAACAATCAGCTTATATGCTGCAATTGACATTGCAGTCGGGAAGGTATCATTAGATGACTGAGATTTATTAACATCATCGTTCGGGTGGATTTTTTTCTTTTCGTCTTCAAGTTTACCTCCAAGAAGTACATGAGCTCTGTTTCCTATTACTTCATTAACATTCATGTTAGACTGGGTTCCTGAACCTGTCTGCCATACCACCAAAGGAAACTGGTCATCAAGTTTTCCATCCAGAATCTCCTCACATACTTTGCTGATTATCTCAGCTTTGTCCGAAGATAGAACACCAAGTTCAAGGTTAGTTTGTGCTGCCGCTTTCTTCAAAATGGCAAATGCTCTGATCACTTCAGTAGGCATTAACTGGCCACCAATGGTGAAGTTCTCTTTTGATCTTTGTGTTTGTGCTCCCCAATATTTGTCTGCCGGAACTTGTACCGGCCCCATAGTGTCTTTTTCGATCCTGAAGCTCATAGAATATTTTAGTTTTTTAGTAGTTACTGTATTGTGAACAATATTACAAAATATATCAAAATACCTCTAGCTCGATATTGCAATATTTAATGTCGGATTTGGGATTTTTCCAAATTTTTCCACAATATGGTCCTGTGTTGAATAAGTGGTATCTTTGAATATAAGATTATGGCCAAAGTAAAATCCTCGTTTTTTTGTCAGAGTTGTGGTGCCCAGTCTGCCAAGTGGGTCGGAAAATGTCCTTCCTGTGGAGAGTGGAATACCTATGTGGAAGAGCTTATTCAAAAAGAGGAAAAGCAATCCTGGAAATCTTCTTCTTCTACAAAAGTTGCCAACAAGCCGAAACCCATCAATGAAGTTGCTTATGATCAGGAAGAACGCATTTATACCAATGACGGAGAATTAAACAGAGTATTGGGAGGAGGCATTGTCCCGGGCTCTTTGGTGCTGATCGGTGGTGAACCGGGCATCGGCAAATCGACGCTCATGCTTCAGATTGCATTAAGTCTTGTTGAGCACAAGGTATTGTATGTTTCAGGAGAGGAGAGTGAGCAACAAACCAAAATGCGTGCAGAAAGACTTGGTATAAAATCCAATAACTGTTATGTGCTTACAGAAACATCCACTCAGAATATCTTCAAACAGATTGAGATATTGGAACCGGATGTTTTGGTTGTAGACTCTATTCAAACTTTACATTCATCTTTTATAGACTCCAGTGCAGGAAGCATTTCGCAGGTCAGGGAATGTACTGCGGAGTTGTTAAAGTTTGCTAAAGAGTCAGGTACTCCTGTTTTTCTTATAGGTCATATTACGAAGGAAGGAACTATTGCCGGGCCTAAGATACTGGAACATATGGTGGATACTGTTCTGCAATTTGAAGGTGATCGCCATATGGCCTATAGAATCATGCGTACGACAAAGAATCGTTTCGGATCTACTTCTGAACTGGGGATCTACGAAATGTCGGGGGCTGGATTAAAGGAGGTCTCCAATCCTTCTCAGATACTCCTTTCACAAAGGGAGGAGGTTTTGAGTGGAATAACGATAGGAGCAACTCTCGAAGGGAATCGACCTTTGCTGATAGAGGTACAGTCTCTTGTAAGTCCGGCAACATATGGAACACCTCAAAGAAGTTCTACCGGGTTTGATGCGAAAAGATTGAACATGTTATTGGCTGTACTTGAAAAAAGAGGTGGACTCAGACTTGGCGCTCAGGATGTGTTCCTGAATATTGCAGGTGGACTAAAGATTGAAGATCCTGCAATAGATTTATCGGTATGTGCATCCATTATATCTTCGTTTAAAGATCTCGCCATTCCACAGACAGTTTGTTTTGCCGGTGAAGTAGGACTGGGAGGGGAAATAAGAGCGGTAAACAGAATAGAACAAAGAATTTCTGAAGCTGAAAAATTAGGTTTTAAAGATATATTTATTTCAAAGTATAATAAGAAGGGACTGGATACGTCAAAGTTTAAAGTTAACATTCATGCTGCTGCCAGACTGGATGAAGTGTTTGATTCTTTAATGAATTAAGCTGGATTTAAAAAAAATCTCATCGGGCGTTTAACGGATTGTAAATGGATAAAGTCCTGGATCAATTGTATTAAGGTCCTTTTGCAATTGATTGAAATACTCTTGCATTAGTTTTATATAACTCTGCATTTGTATTTCTATCTGTACTTTTCTATCGGTCTCTCTTTCTCTTATCCACTGAACTGCCATAACTTTAGCTCTAACTCCTGCCTTATAATATTTGTAGAATAAAAAAAGCAAATATTCCTCGGGACTCCTTATTGCAGAATTAAATACATTATAATATTCCAGAATCAATTTACCAAAGTCTTTTCTATCATAACTGTCAAGGTCCATGGAAAGAAAAGCCAGTTCTTCCATTATATCTATTTGTCTCAGTGAATCATCAAATTCTATACAATCAAACAATACAGGTTTATCAAGGAGGAAGATGTTTCCGGTATGAAGATCGCCATGGCAATCTCTGATAAATCCCTGATTCATTCTGGATTCGAGAAATTCTTTAAAGTGTAGAATAAACCGAAGGCAGTAGTTGGTGCTAATGTCAATAAAGTCTTTACTGACTGGATCAATTTTATTAAATACTGTGGAATAGTTGAGTATGTCTTTGGTTTTATTCTTAATAAGGTCGCTTTGATTATTTATAATTAAAGGCTTTGATGATAAATGGAATTCCGCAATAGCTTCCGCAATTTTGCGAATATCACTTTCTGCTATCTCATTTTTTAAAAGAAGGTTGTTTAATTCTTTTCCTTCAGGAAGCCGTCTCATCTCAACTGCATAATCAATGATTTCACCATTTTCTCCACCTATTTGGAAGTACCCATTGTGTATTCTTACAGGTTGAACATTGATATAGATGTCTGATGAGAACCTTTGATTTAATAAGAACTCTTTTTCACAATAGAATTTTCGATTTTGTAACGATGAAAAATTTAGGAATGAAGTTGCAACAGGCCTTTTGATTTTAAATGCTTTTTTCTCCGAAAAAAGAATCCAGGAAATGGAGGTTTCAGTAACAGAAAGTGGTCTGGAATGATCAGGGAAAATTATACTACCTAATTGTTCCTTTTCCATAGAAAGATCACTTTTTATTTTATGTATTCAACTGCTTTGAAAAGCATTAGGTTAATATCAGTCTTTGAAGAGTCAAGTTCCAGGAATTCAGTCTCGGGTAATTCAAACTGTTCTTTCATTTTCAGATATACTGAGTAATCAGCATCGCTGAACGCTCTTTGGGATGAGACTCTATGTTTTATATCCTCTTCACTCGCACTGATAATAATAATCTTGCAATTGGTTTTATGTTGAGCACATTCTTTGCAAAACGATTTTCTTAATTCATCTTTAAAAAAAGTCGCATCCAGTATAACATCGGTTTTTTCAGATAATAAAGAGTTCAGCCTAATTTTCATTTCCTCATAAACCGCTTCCTTCTCCTCTTTTGAGTATGTTGGGTTGCTAATTAATTCCTTTCTTATAATATCACTTGAGAGATATTTGGCCTTGATGAGCTTAGATAATTTTTCCGCAAAGAATGATTTACCGGAACCAGGAAGGCCGGAAACAATTATGACCATAAGGATGAAACTGA
This window of the Sporocytophaga myxococcoides genome carries:
- the lptB gene encoding LPS export ABC transporter ATP-binding protein yields the protein MILRAEHLIKRYKARTVVNNVSVEVNQGEIVGLLGPNGAGKTTSFYMIVGLIKPNEGKIFLEDEEITKLPMYQRAKRGVGYLAQEASVFRTLTVEENIMAVLEMTKLSKTEQKNKLQELLDEFSLNHVRKNIGMVLSGGERRRTEIARALAVDPKFVLLDEPFAGVDPIAVEEIQSIVAKLKNKNIGILITDHNVNETLSITDRAYLLFEGKILKSGTAEELAADEQVRRVYLGKHFELKRKI
- the recJ gene encoding single-stranded-DNA-specific exonuclease RecJ, producing MEKRWVFKHVPSAQNIESLSQAININASLASLLIQRGINTFEEARDFFRPSLENLHDPYLMEDMDKAVSRLCEAMDNEEKILIYGDYDVDGTTSVTLVYGFLSNYYENLEFYIPDRYKEGYGISKTGIDWALENGFSLIISLDCGIKSLNEISYAAELGIDFIVCDHHKPGDMLPMACAVLDPKRADCNYPYKELSGCGVGFKLMQALCIDLGLEEELLFSFLDLLAVSIASDIVPITGENRILTYHGLKVLNESPRPGMKALIDISGVSKELTINNIVFGLGPRINAAGRIAHAKHAVHLLIAKDQDEADLLAEKINEKNKVRKDFDLNITDEAIRMIQEEVALDSKSTVLFKNDWHKGVIGIVASRCIEKFYRPTIILTENNGMATGSARSVDGFDVYEAIAKCSDLLEQFGGHTYAAGLTMKLENIKAFQERFEQVVSCDIRQEDLIPKLDVDLKIELSQINQKFYNILKQLAPFGPGNMDPVFISENVRDDGSARLLKDQHLKLRISQDGFNAIEAIGFNMVEPFKRISKGEPFNICYHIYENEFNGKKSLQLFIKDIKFVTN
- a CDS encoding DUF2130 domain-containing protein, which produces MENKITCPKCAHHFNVEEALASHIEEKLKQDFEKIQKQKEAELAEKENKLRAYQAKLLKEREDQEAQLKKTLILEKQKIEEQLKGKVKEDFEMQLKTMQEEIEERKKENRELKTKELDLLKKEKELKEKSDELELELEKKLLSKTKELEDQLKGKVKEDFELQLKNLQEEVEERKKENRELKTKELELLKKEKELNDQKEELELEMEKRFLNKAKDMEEDIRKRMDENNQLKIKEKDMQLDSLRKQIDEMKRKAEQGSMQLQGEAQEVVLEGMLREVFPFDLVEEVGKGVRGADVIQTVRNSSGKDCGKIIYESKRTKAFSDGWIEKLKGDLRGQKADLAVLVTETMPKDMEKFGLRDGVWVCSFNEVKGVAMILRDTLIKLTEVKLSQENKGDKMQMLYDYLTGNEFRQQMEAIVEGFSSMQEALAKEKLVTQKLWKEREKQLEKVLHNTVDMYGSIKGIAGKAVGDIKYLETPDLLEEGD
- a CDS encoding SPOR domain-containing protein codes for the protein MKKSAHVFGLLMFLTFCAGYAQSDKETEKEWAKKLKSLTPMEYKKLVEEKDALSAQVSQTASLKSEVDAKNKEIEQLKKSLQSGGGAGSAKSKTVPGVVFKVQVGSFRNKDLSKYFDNNPNFSGEVDKDGIKKYTLGNFADYWEANTFKKALRDMGVKDAWIVAYKNGERVPIKDVLEGVL
- the fumC gene encoding class II fumarate hydratase, which encodes MSFRIEKDTMGPVQVPADKYWGAQTQRSKENFTIGGQLMPTEVIRAFAILKKAAAQTNLELGVLSSDKAEIISKVCEEILDGKLDDQFPLVVWQTGSGTQSNMNVNEVIGNRAHVLLGGKLEDEKKKIHPNDDVNKSQSSNDTFPTAMSIAAYKLIVEETIPKVKSLRDTLDAKAKAFAEVVKIGRTHLMDATPLTLGNEFSGYVAQLDHGIKTLQSTLDHLSELALGGTAVGTGLNTPKGYSELVAKKISQLTGHPFKTAPNKFEALAAHDAAVGTSGALKKLAVSLMKIGNDIRLLASGPRCGIGELLIPENEPGSSIMPGKVNPTQSEALTMVCAQVIGNDAAISVGGMQGHFELNVFKPVIIFNLLMSAKLIGDAADSFNKNCAVGIEPNLPFINKNLENSLMLVTALNTHIGYENAAKIAKKAHKENKTLREAAIELQLLTDEQFTSWVNAKDMIGSLK
- the radA gene encoding DNA repair protein RadA produces the protein MAKVKSSFFCQSCGAQSAKWVGKCPSCGEWNTYVEELIQKEEKQSWKSSSSTKVANKPKPINEVAYDQEERIYTNDGELNRVLGGGIVPGSLVLIGGEPGIGKSTLMLQIALSLVEHKVLYVSGEESEQQTKMRAERLGIKSNNCYVLTETSTQNIFKQIEILEPDVLVVDSIQTLHSSFIDSSAGSISQVRECTAELLKFAKESGTPVFLIGHITKEGTIAGPKILEHMVDTVLQFEGDRHMAYRIMRTTKNRFGSTSELGIYEMSGAGLKEVSNPSQILLSQREEVLSGITIGATLEGNRPLLIEVQSLVSPATYGTPQRSSTGFDAKRLNMLLAVLEKRGGLRLGAQDVFLNIAGGLKIEDPAIDLSVCASIISSFKDLAIPQTVCFAGEVGLGGEIRAVNRIEQRISEAEKLGFKDIFISKYNKKGLDTSKFKVNIHAAARLDEVFDSLMN
- a CDS encoding AAA family ATPase, with the protein product MVIIVSGLPGSGKSFFAEKLSKLIKAKYLSSDIIRKELISNPTYSKEEKEAVYEEMKIRLNSLLSEKTDVILDATFFKDELRKSFCKECAQHKTNCKIIIISASEEDIKHRVSSQRAFSDADYSVYLKMKEQFELPETEFLELDSSKTDINLMLFKAVEYIK